From the Bacteroidia bacterium genome, one window contains:
- the prmC gene encoding peptide chain release factor N(5)-glutamine methyltransferase yields MANNTIESLVSYFRTELKNRYDKEEIEQFIIISFNEILGFSRTDIILKKSDRINESDLVKFNFVVDELKKNCPIQYIFGHTEFYGMTLNVNKNVLIPRPETEELVQWIINECPKNNFSILDIGTGSGCIAIALKKYFSEADIFAMDVSAEAIKIAQENANLNNVKIIFLQTDILNFNSEYFLTKLDVIVSNPPYVCLSEKVLMNDNVFNYEPHLALFVEDNDPLLFYKKIIAFAKINLKPAGKLFFEINESQGNNLIDFLEINDAKNIILKKDLNGKNRMLYCNF; encoded by the coding sequence TTGGCAAACAATACAATCGAATCGTTGGTTTCTTATTTTCGTACAGAATTAAAAAATAGGTACGATAAAGAAGAAATTGAACAATTTATTATTATTTCTTTCAATGAAATTCTTGGCTTTTCACGAACGGATATTATCCTGAAAAAGTCAGATAGAATCAACGAATCCGATCTTGTTAAATTTAATTTTGTGGTTGATGAATTGAAAAAAAATTGTCCAATACAATATATTTTTGGACACACAGAATTTTACGGGATGACTTTAAATGTCAATAAAAACGTATTGATTCCGCGACCTGAAACGGAAGAATTGGTACAATGGATTATCAATGAATGTCCGAAAAATAATTTTTCGATTTTGGATATCGGAACCGGAAGCGGTTGTATTGCGATTGCGTTGAAAAAATATTTTTCCGAAGCCGATATTTTCGCAATGGATGTTTCTGCGGAAGCAATTAAAATAGCGCAAGAAAATGCTAATTTAAATAATGTGAAAATTATTTTTTTGCAAACCGATATTTTGAATTTTAATTCAGAATATTTTCTAACAAAATTAGATGTGATTGTCAGCAATCCTCCCTATGTTTGCCTTTCTGAAAAAGTATTGATGAATGATAATGTGTTTAATTATGAACCGCATTTGGCTTTGTTTGTAGAAGACAATGATCCTTTACTATTTTATAAAAAAATTATCGCTTTTGCGAAAATAAATTTAAAACCTGCCGGAAAATTATTTTTTGAAATCAATGAATCACAAGGAAATAATTTGATTGATTTTTTAGAAATAAACGATGCGAAAAATATTATTTTGAAAAAAGATTTGAATGGAAAAAATCGTATGTTGTACTGTAATTTCTAA
- the ligA gene encoding NAD-dependent DNA ligase LigA, whose amino-acid sequence MTKEEAQHKIEELSNALNQHNYNYYVLSKSLVSDFEFDKLLEELIQLEKEFPEFLKSDSPSQRVGGEIAKEFQSVKHKYLMLSLGNTYSEQDLREFDERVKKVTGEQLEYICELKYDGVAIGLTYKNGQLVQAVTRGDGVQGDDVTANVKTIKSIPLKLHSTDFPNEFEIRGEIFLPRPVFDEINREREEVGDVLLANPRNTASGTLKMLDSSVVAKRKLDCVLYYVLGENLSFKNHFESMEGAKKWGFKTSEHLRKVADINGVWEFIQHWNKARYQLDFDIDGIVIKVNSYDQQRSLGFTAKSPRWAISYKFKAENVSTILESISYQVGRTGAITPVANLRPVSLAGTVVKRASLHNADVIEKLDVRVGDIVFVEKGGEIIPKITGVDVTKRSPNSLKTEYIKTCPECGTELVREEDEANHYCPNELGCPPQIKGKMEHFVSRKAMNIDSLGGETIEQLFQNGLLKNVADIYILQKEDLLRLERMAEKSVTNLLKGIEISKTVSFERTLYAIGIRHVGETIAKKLAFQFKNIEALENASLEMLIDTNEIGEKIAQSVVAYFADERNREIIARLKSYGLNFEMSEEFMAQRTEKLNAATFVISGVFAKFSRDELKNKIEQNGGKNTGSVSAKTTYLLAGENIGPAKLEKAVKLGINIISEDDFLKMIE is encoded by the coding sequence ATGACCAAAGAAGAAGCTCAACATAAAATTGAAGAACTCTCGAATGCCTTGAATCAACACAATTATAATTATTATGTGTTGTCAAAATCGCTTGTTTCGGATTTTGAATTTGACAAATTGTTGGAAGAATTAATCCAGCTCGAAAAAGAATTTCCAGAATTTTTAAAATCCGATTCACCTTCGCAACGAGTTGGTGGAGAAATTGCGAAAGAATTTCAATCTGTAAAACATAAATATTTAATGCTTTCGCTCGGAAATACTTATTCAGAGCAAGATTTAAGAGAATTTGACGAGCGTGTAAAAAAAGTTACGGGCGAGCAATTGGAATATATTTGCGAACTAAAATACGATGGTGTTGCGATTGGTTTGACGTACAAAAATGGACAATTAGTGCAAGCGGTAACGCGTGGTGATGGCGTGCAAGGAGATGATGTAACGGCGAATGTGAAAACTATAAAAAGTATTCCTTTGAAATTGCATTCGACCGATTTTCCTAACGAATTTGAAATTCGCGGAGAGATTTTTTTACCTCGTCCTGTGTTTGATGAAATCAATAGAGAGCGCGAAGAAGTAGGTGATGTGCTGCTCGCTAATCCGCGAAATACAGCTTCCGGAACATTAAAAATGTTGGATTCTTCTGTTGTTGCAAAACGAAAATTAGATTGTGTTTTGTATTATGTGTTAGGCGAAAATCTTTCGTTTAAAAACCATTTTGAAAGCATGGAAGGTGCTAAGAAATGGGGTTTTAAAACATCGGAACACCTTCGGAAAGTGGCGGATATAAATGGCGTTTGGGAATTTATTCAACATTGGAACAAAGCGCGCTATCAATTGGATTTTGATATTGATGGCATCGTGATAAAAGTAAATTCCTACGATCAACAGCGATCGCTTGGTTTCACTGCAAAATCGCCACGTTGGGCTATTTCCTATAAATTTAAAGCAGAAAATGTTTCCACTATTTTGGAAAGTATTTCGTATCAAGTGGGACGCACAGGAGCGATTACGCCAGTGGCAAATTTGCGACCTGTATCACTTGCCGGAACGGTTGTTAAACGGGCATCTTTGCACAATGCGGATGTAATTGAAAAATTAGATGTGCGTGTAGGCGATATTGTTTTTGTTGAAAAAGGAGGAGAGATTATTCCAAAAATTACTGGCGTGGATGTAACAAAACGTTCTCCTAATAGTTTGAAAACGGAATACATTAAAACCTGCCCTGAATGTGGAACAGAGCTTGTCCGCGAAGAAGACGAAGCGAATCATTATTGTCCGAACGAGTTGGGATGCCCTCCGCAAATAAAAGGTAAAATGGAACATTTTGTAAGTCGGAAAGCGATGAACATTGATAGTTTGGGAGGCGAAACCATTGAACAATTGTTTCAAAATGGTTTACTAAAAAATGTGGCAGACATTTACATTTTGCAGAAAGAAGATTTGTTGCGTTTGGAACGAATGGCAGAAAAATCCGTTACTAATTTATTAAAGGGAATTGAAATTTCGAAAACGGTTTCTTTTGAAAGAACGCTGTACGCCATTGGTATTCGCCATGTGGGCGAAACGATTGCGAAAAAATTAGCGTTTCAATTTAAAAATATAGAAGCGCTCGAAAATGCCAGTTTGGAAATGTTAATTGATACGAATGAAATTGGTGAGAAAATTGCGCAAAGTGTGGTTGCTTATTTTGCAGACGAACGTAATCGAGAAATTATTGCGCGCTTAAAAAGTTACGGACTGAATTTCGAAATGTCGGAAGAATTTATGGCGCAGCGCACCGAAAAATTAAATGCTGCTACATTTGTTATTTCAGGAGTTTTCGCTAAATTTTCGAGAGATGAATTGAAAAATAAAATTGAGCAAAATGGTGGAAAAAATACTGGTTCTGTTTCTGCGAAAACAACTTATTTATTGGCAGGAGAAAATATCGGTCCAGCGAAATTGGAAAAAGCCGTTAAACTCGGAATAAATATTATTTCGGAAGATGATTTTTTGAAAATGATTGAATAA
- a CDS encoding DUF177 domain-containing protein codes for MAISKLKQFVIPFVGLNDGQHKYHFEVENSFFEHIGCTEIIEKANVSVDLLLTKQSNMLVLAFTLKGTVNVPCDRCLDAFDLPIENQEKLIVKLGKNDFDDDENILAISSTAYEIDVSQPIYEYIVTALPYRRVHPQDENGKSDCNPEVVEKLKQIII; via the coding sequence ATGGCTATATCAAAGTTAAAACAGTTTGTAATTCCCTTTGTTGGCTTGAATGACGGACAACACAAGTATCATTTTGAAGTAGAAAATTCGTTCTTTGAACACATCGGTTGCACCGAAATTATTGAAAAAGCAAATGTATCGGTAGATTTATTGCTGACGAAACAATCCAATATGTTGGTATTGGCGTTTACACTGAAAGGCACTGTTAATGTACCTTGTGATAGATGTTTAGACGCATTTGATTTGCCCATTGAAAATCAAGAAAAATTGATTGTAAAATTGGGAAAAAATGATTTTGATGATGATGAAAACATATTAGCAATTTCAAGCACAGCTTATGAAATTGATGTTTCGCAACCCATTTATGAATACATTGTTACAGCACTTCCGTACAGGCGTGTTCATCCGCAAGATGAAAACGGGAAAAGCGATTGCAATCCTGAAGTAGTAGAAAAATTAAAACAAATAATCATTTAA
- the rpmF gene encoding 50S ribosomal protein L32, translated as MPHPKRKISKSRRDKRRTHDKAVASTISTCSNCGAPVLYHRVCGDCGYYRGKLAVEKAVTA; from the coding sequence ATGCCACATCCGAAGCGAAAAATATCCAAGTCGAGAAGAGATAAAAGAAGAACGCACGATAAAGCGGTTGCCTCAACTATATCCACTTGCAGCAATTGCGGAGCTCCCGTATTGTACCACAGAGTATGTGGGGATTGCGGTTATTACAGAGGAAAATTAGCAGTAGAAAAAGCGGTAACAGCCTAA
- the plsX gene encoding phosphate acyltransferase PlsX yields the protein MKIGLDVMGGDFAPQVTISGAILARKELPPEIKLVLIGDEKNILEALQAQKINPSDFEIVHATEVIGMGEHPTKAFAQKTNSTIAVGFKLLKEKKIDAFASAGNTGAMLVGAMYTVKSIVGVIRPCITSVMPKENGNVGVILDVGANADCKPDTLYQFGILGSVYAKNVFGIDNPRVALLNIGEEEEKGNLVSQSAHHMMKDSKEINFIGNVEGRDIFTDKADVIVCDGFTGNVVLKQAEGFYALVQRRGWKDDYFEKFNYENYGGSPILGINSNVIIGHGISNAIAIKNMLLLAKNVAEANLSEKIKHAFNHD from the coding sequence ATGAAAATTGGGTTAGACGTAATGGGAGGTGATTTCGCGCCGCAAGTAACCATTTCAGGTGCTATACTTGCTCGAAAAGAACTTCCTCCAGAAATAAAATTGGTGTTGATAGGCGATGAAAAAAATATTTTAGAAGCTCTTCAAGCGCAAAAAATAAATCCAAGCGATTTCGAAATTGTACACGCCACCGAAGTAATAGGAATGGGCGAACATCCTACCAAAGCTTTCGCTCAAAAAACAAATTCGACGATTGCTGTTGGATTCAAATTATTAAAAGAAAAAAAAATTGATGCCTTTGCAAGTGCCGGAAATACTGGCGCTATGTTGGTTGGCGCGATGTATACCGTGAAGTCTATTGTGGGAGTTATACGTCCGTGTATTACTTCCGTAATGCCGAAAGAGAATGGAAATGTGGGCGTGATTTTAGATGTGGGTGCGAATGCAGATTGTAAACCGGATACGCTCTATCAGTTTGGAATTTTAGGTTCCGTGTATGCAAAAAATGTTTTTGGTATTGATAATCCGAGAGTAGCATTGCTTAATATTGGTGAAGAAGAAGAAAAAGGAAATTTAGTTTCTCAATCAGCACATCACATGATGAAAGATTCGAAGGAAATAAATTTTATTGGAAACGTGGAAGGCAGAGATATTTTTACGGATAAAGCAGATGTAATTGTGTGCGATGGATTTACTGGAAACGTGGTGCTAAAACAAGCAGAAGGTTTTTACGCATTGGTTCAACGAAGAGGTTGGAAGGATGATTATTTCGAAAAATTTAATTATGAAAATTACGGCGGCTCGCCCATTCTTGGTATTAATTCAAATGTCATTATTGGTCACGGAATTTCTAACGCCATTGCGATAAAAAATATGCTGTTATTGGCAAAAAATGTAGCGGAAGCAAATCTGTCCGAAAAAATTAAACACGCTTTCAACCATGACTAA
- a CDS encoding beta-ketoacyl-ACP synthase III: MTKITAAITAVQGYVPDYVLTNKELEKMVDTTDEWILSRTGITERRILKGAGLGTSDMCTEAVKGLCEKRKIKPDEIDLLIVATVTPDLVFPATANIVCDKVGAKNAWGFDINAACSGFIYALTTASQFIETGKYKKVVVVGSDKMSSIIDYTDRSTCIIFGDGAGAVLLEPNTEGFGVLDAILKSDGAGRHHLHQKAGGSVKPASHQTVDAREHYVYQEGQPVFKAAVKEMAEVSFNIMQKNNLTAETIAWLVPHQANKRIIDATANRVGLGSEKVMLNIHKYGNTTAGTIPLCLWDYEKKLKKGDNIILAAFGGGFTWGSVYVKWAYNS, translated from the coding sequence ATGACTAAAATAACTGCTGCCATTACTGCCGTTCAGGGATATGTACCCGATTATGTACTGACGAATAAAGAACTCGAAAAAATGGTAGATACGACCGACGAGTGGATTTTATCTCGCACCGGAATTACGGAAAGAAGAATTTTAAAAGGCGCCGGATTGGGCACGTCGGATATGTGCACGGAAGCAGTTAAAGGCTTGTGCGAAAAAAGAAAAATAAAACCGGATGAGATAGATTTGCTTATTGTTGCCACTGTAACACCCGATTTGGTTTTCCCGGCAACGGCAAACATTGTATGCGATAAAGTAGGAGCAAAAAACGCCTGGGGATTTGATATCAACGCAGCGTGTTCGGGCTTTATTTACGCATTAACCACGGCATCTCAATTTATCGAAACGGGGAAATATAAAAAGGTGGTGGTAGTAGGTTCGGATAAAATGTCTTCTATTATTGATTATACAGATCGTTCCACGTGTATTATTTTTGGAGATGGAGCTGGCGCTGTTTTGCTGGAGCCAAATACCGAAGGTTTCGGCGTGTTGGATGCAATTTTAAAATCGGATGGAGCAGGTCGTCATCATTTACATCAAAAAGCAGGAGGGTCTGTAAAACCGGCATCTCATCAAACGGTGGATGCTCGTGAGCATTACGTGTATCAGGAAGGACAACCTGTTTTTAAAGCAGCTGTGAAAGAAATGGCAGAAGTATCGTTCAATATCATGCAAAAAAACAATTTAACCGCAGAAACAATTGCTTGGTTAGTACCGCATCAAGCCAATAAACGAATTATTGATGCCACTGCCAACCGTGTTGGTTTGGGTAGCGAAAAAGTGATGTTGAATATCCATAAATATGGAAATACCACAGCAGGCACGATTCCGCTTTGTTTGTGGGATTATGAAAAAAAATTAAAAAAAGGTGATAATATCATTTTAGCTGCATTTGGCGGAGGTTTTACGTGGGGAAGCGTGTATGTAAAATGGGCTTATAATTCATAA
- the accB gene encoding acetyl-CoA carboxylase biotin carboxyl carrier protein, translating to MKLNEIQDLIKFVAKSGVCEVELETKEVKIIIKTSAAKKGGRPDNESPFVVQTTTPFAAPTQQIQQSNPVAEQKTAEPKKAEDISKLITIKSPMIGTFYRSPSPDKPVFVNVGDEIKPGNPICIIEAMKLFNEIESDVKGKIVKVLVDDSSPVEYDQPLFLIDPM from the coding sequence ATGAAACTAAATGAAATTCAAGACTTAATAAAATTTGTCGCCAAATCAGGAGTTTGCGAAGTAGAACTGGAAACAAAAGAAGTGAAGATCATTATCAAAACATCGGCTGCTAAAAAAGGAGGCAGACCCGACAATGAATCGCCTTTTGTTGTGCAAACTACCACTCCATTTGCTGCACCTACTCAACAAATACAGCAAAGTAATCCGGTGGCAGAACAAAAAACAGCTGAACCTAAAAAAGCGGAAGATATTTCCAAATTAATAACCATTAAATCGCCGATGATTGGAACATTTTACCGTTCTCCATCGCCCGATAAACCGGTATTTGTAAATGTAGGCGATGAAATAAAACCGGGAAACCCGATTTGCATTATCGAAGCCATGAAACTTTTCAATGAAATAGAATCGGATGTAAAAGGTAAAATCGTGAAAGTATTGGTGGATGATTCCAGTCCGGTAGAGTACGACCAGCCTTTGTTTTTGATAGATCCGATGTAA